GGCCAACGGCTCCAGCAGCCCCGACGGTGCTGAACTCATCGTGGGGGATCGCTCTGGAGCTCCCTGCATGGATCTCGGTGCTCCAAAGGATGCGGGGCTGCAGGCTGACCCTGCTCGTGTGCGTCCCTTCTCCACGCTCTGCCTCGCTCAGAGCGGTGCTGGGAGGAaatgagagcagctctgctcacagcaaaGCGCGGATGCGGGCACCGACCCGTGCAGCCTCCCCAGGGTAGAAATGATGTGAGCAAAGCAGCGCACCTGCATGCTGAGCTGAACTCGAAGGCGGGTGGATGTggtcctgcagcactgcaagctCCAGGGGGGTCCGGATATAAAGCTCCTGCCCCAAATGAGCATCCCCTAAGTGAGCATCCCCCAAATGAGCATCCCTTAAATGAGCATCCCCCACTTGAGCATCCCCTAAGTGAGCATCCCTTAAATGAGCATCCCCCAAATGAGCATCCCTTAAATGAGCATCCCCCAAATGAGCATCCCCTAAGTGAGCATCCCCCAAATGAGCATCCCCCACTTGTGCATCCCCCAAGCACTCGGAACAGGAGCGCAGCCTTTCATTCCGGGATGGATTCCGTGCGTGCAGAGCAGAGATCCACATGAGATCCACAGATGCCACACGAGGGCGATCACGTCCCAAAAGCGACGCATTGGGGACAAAAAGGATCCGGAGATCCTCGCTGCTCCGGGACTCGCACCGCCTTGCCTGGTGCTGCGTACTGAGGGCATACAACCCTGACCCTCGTGTCCCATGTGCCGGCCCTTAAAGCCCCTCGTTGGTTTTGCCTCGTTTTCCGAGCATCCCCTCGTTTCCAGGAGGgttttaatgaaagcagaagggagTGGGTTGCTGTGGGGGCTCCCAGTGTGCCAGACGTTGGTGAGGGGCGCAGGGAGCTAAAGGAGAGCTGGGATTGAGGTCGGTGCCCCCAACCCCCAACTAGTCCCAAGCAGCCCTCGGTGTGCAGGAAGTGGTTATCACCGTAACTGCTTTGTTCTGCCTCAACCCAGGGACAAACTCCACCCTCACCTGCTTTCATGTGCACCCCATCGTACCTTGGGGCTTGGGGTCCAGAGAAACTCCCACCAGCTGCAGTACCTCGGGGAGACAGAAATGTGGGGCTCCAGGTGAAATGCAGAGCCTTAAGATGCCAAGCATCAGGACTATTCTTAACACAGAGAGGCTGTCCCATCTTTCGGGTGGGCAACACCTGCTTGGCTTAGGAGCCAATTTATTTCTCCCATGGCAAAACTGAGCAGGTTTGGCCATTAATTCCAGGCACCCAAGAGTGccaagggaaagaagagagatggAGCTGGGTTAGAAATATACAGAATGCTCTTTTAATGGGGAGGGTCATTAAGTAATGGAGCAGCTCCTCTGGGGAGCTGGGGACTCCAAAGGATGGCACCCAGGTGGAGGAGCTGCATTCAGGTTTCCACCCCTGCTGGACATATCCCTGTGGGCTTGAGGGGCCGGTGAGCCTTGCCAGCTTGGCAGGAGGACCCGGAGCCAAGAGGCCATATCTCAGTGCTGACTCATTTTAAAAGCACCAATAAAAGCAATTAGCCATGGTGCGATCAAAGCTCCCCTGGCTTATCACAGCTCCGGTCCCCATAAAGAAATCATGGCAATCTCAAGCTACCTGGGGAGTAAATGGAGGCTTTAACTGAGGAAAATCATTCGTGGAAAGACCAAGATAGAGGAGCAGTGTGAGCAATGGGTGCTGGCGTGGCAGTGATCGATGGATTTGCTTATTGGGAGGTggtggggaagaggaggaagggcagAACTGTGGGTGCAGCATGGGAACACTTTGATGAGAGCTGCCAGGACACACCAAGAATGTCCAAGGAAGCAAGTTCAAGCTTGTATAGCAGCCCTGCTCCCTTCCAGAGCTGCCCCTTGTCTCCAGGTCTccttgctgctctctgcttgctCTCCTTCCACTCCCCTCCTgtcttttccctcccttccccatcctgGCTCTGCAGTGAATTTTCACCCTGGTTCTGCCCAATGCCCTCAAGCAGCAGTGACCCCTGATTTATCAATCAGCCCTTGATAAACCCTTCTGGAGGAACCACCACCAAGGGGCTGTTTCACCTCACTGCTGTTAATATTAATCCACTTATCGGCCCCGGGGCTATAAAACATTCATCTCTAAAGGGTAAAATTTGTCCCAGTGTTCTTCCTTTATATCTGCACTTGCTTATTGCGGGCCTTATCAGCAACCAGCACCGGGACTCAGGGGGACAGAGTCACGCAATGGCTCCAGCTGATGGGACTCTGGTCCTGCACCAGCACCAGTGTCACTGGCTGAACTCACGAGAGCCTCCCCACACCATGGGGTGGTCCTGGAGATCTTCCTCCACCTTAGGTGCTGAGAAGCTCATCCCCATGTCAATGATGATCCCACCTTCCCTGGGCTGTCCTTGGGGTGCCCCCCATGGACAGGTGGGTCATGACTCTATTGCCTTTACCTATGGCTTGTATTGAAGGTAGTGGAGATGCTATTTGGCTAATGGACTTTACGCGTGGTCCTAAGCCATCTTTCCACCTTTCCTCCAAGGCTGGTAACCTCAGCTTAAAGGAACTTGGAACTGACTATTTGGAAATAGCTACATCAGCATCCCTATTGAAGCTAAGCAGAATTTGTCCTCCATTTGTCtctgtgctgagagcagagatCGACCTGGGCTCCAAACTCCTTCTTCCTGCCTCATCTTCTTCTACACCCATTGGCAGCATCCAGACATACACAAAGAGTCGTTCCTTCCATTCCTGCTGGTTTAACGGGTCTGAACACCTCCCTGCTCTTGCTGGAATCTCCCTGAGGTCTTGGGCAATCAGcttcttccccatttccttcccaaatgggctcttttgttttttgctcttcttgGAAGTATTTTTGCACGAGGCATGTTTCCATACATGCAGTTACCAGCCACCTGTATTTGAGCCTGAAGAGAGCTCTCATTGGTTAGGGCTTGATGTTATGGTTGAGTAGATGCAACCCATGGGAACGGGTtcaagagcagtgctgcactgagtGGTTGTACTCGTTCCCATATCATTGCGTGCCAGGTACTGGGTTGCGTGCAAGTGAACAACAAGCTGTACTAGGGCAAGAAGAGGAGGCATCAGGCTCTCCTGGCAGGGATTGACTGACAGCCAATGTAAACTTTTGGGTTTAAGTTAGAAACGGTCCTGCTCTCCTATCCCTGTCACAAAAACACCCTTGTTCCAGCCCAGAAAACCAACAGCCTGGTGCAAAGTTGTCTGATAGATTCTCATGTGTTGGCATGTGTTGTCTGTCCTGAAGGAATACAGCCCCAAGGTGTTCAGATGGTCTGGTTTGGGGTATACTTCCTATCCTTCCACCAACTGGCAGCTTGTGCCCCCCGTAACTGTGTTTTGTGATGCTAAGAGTAGATGGGATGGAATATCCAACAATGGAAATGAAGAGGGTGAACAAACACAAGAAAGTGAACAAGGCAAAGGATGGGACCTTCAATGGCTTTTGTTTATTGCACGGTTCTGTGAGGTTATGCCAGACCCAGGGCACCCCAGGGCACCCAAGTGGCAGTGTCTGTGCTATGGATAAACAGCTTAGTTTGAGCTCTTTGTGGAGAAGCGTTTCTTGACTTGAAAGTGCTCACATCTCTTGTGCTTCATGGTCAGTCCATATATAGGCGTCATGTCCGCCTTCTCACCATCGCGGATGCTGAACTCCAGTTGCTGGAGCAATGTGGACAGGAAAAGGAACACCTCCCACCTGGCTATGTTTTCCCCAATGCACCTCCTTTTCCCTAAGCCAAAAGTCATCACTTTCTCTGCATCCACTTTGTTCAATTCAGTCCCTTCAGCATTGAGGAACCGCTCTGGGTTGAAAGTCTGTGGATCCTTCCAAAGTTTCCTAGAATGGCAGACATCAGATTTTGAGGTGATGTCCCCTGGCCACAGAGCAGGGGACACTGGTTTTAATAGACACCTCGTctgctcctttttctcttgGAGCAGGACGCTTTCTACCCTTGAAGGTACCTACTCATCATGGTTCACTTGCCACTGGTTGATAAACACGCAGCGGTCCTTTGGGATATAGTAGCCATTCAGCACTGTGTCCCTGGTTGTGCTGGTGAAAGAAGAGAGGACTGTGAGCTTTTGGGAAGCAAAGAGACTCTTCTGCATCCTTCATTAAGTCCAGCTTGGCCCTTCACCCTCTCTGAAAGCCCAGCACTTGCCTGTGTGGGATGGTGAAGGGTATGAAGGAGGAGTGCCGGAACATCTCCAGGATGAAGGCTTCTGTGTAGGGCAGCATGCTTCGGTCAGACAGCCGTGGTCTCCTCTCCCGGCCAATGGTCTGATCTGTGGGGTATGGACAGGAGGAGCTGGTTGGGGCCAGCCCTCAGTGGAGGTCCCAGCCCTGGAGAAGAGGGGTGACAAActcacccagctctgcctgaaTCTTCTTCTGGATGTGGGGGTACGTCACGAGGTACATGAGGCTCCAGGACAGGGCGGTTGTCACAGTGTCAAAGCCtagacagaaagcagagagcatGCAGGTCAGATCTACACAGCATGCAGGGCAGAGGACATCCTGGGCACATGCAGTAGGGTTTCGATTTTTATCCTGATGGAGAAGGCTTTGCGTCAGTTCTCATTCCTCCCTGTCCACCCCTTGTTTACATCAGGTTGGTTTGATTCTTGTTTCCTGGGAATTGAGGGAGTTTCCACAGAGCAGCTCTAATGTGAATCAGTCAGTAGGAACCTCCTTCAGCCACCCTAGCATGAAAGCTTGATCAAGCTACAAACTGTGCCATGTGCTTTTTCCTAAAGCCTCTTTCCAGAGCTGATGTCCCATCGGGTCTTCTGGAAGAAGACCCAAGAGCAGGAGGATGGATGCTTAGccccagcctggctgcctgGGGTTGGACAAGGAGGAGTGAGGAGCCCCAGaaaagctgcaggagctgagggagCGCTGGGGAGACATACCTGCCCCAAAGATGTCATTCACCAGGTTGATGATCTTCTCATTTGGGATCTGAAGGGCACCACTGCCTTCGGCTTTTTTCTCCATGCACTGCTCAATGAGGGAGTCGGTGACGTCTCGGATGCTGTTCTGAGAAGAAGAGACAAGGGATGCTGACTTGCTGTAAGAACACATGGTGGTATGGGCAAGGGAGAATATCCTTCAACACCCAATGGCCCTATTGATTTTGCAGGCTAAGGAAACGAGCTGGCCATTAGCAGCAAGAAGACAAGTAACTCACTAACACCAAGGGGGAAGGGCAGGTGAGGTTCCCATGAGCTCTTACCTTGTCATAGGTCTTGTAGTGCTCATCCACAGCTGCCTGTAGCAGTTTCATTAACCGCTTGTTGAAATCCAGAAACAAATCCATGTTGCGGCTGGGGAGGTACTGGAGCAGCGGGATGAAGTCAGCCAGGTTGCCAACAGCAGTCACATTCACAAACTCATCCACCACGTTCACCACATTGAGCAGCTCCTGGTCTTCATGGTCGTAGCGCTTGCCAAAGCAAATGGCACAGATGACGTTGGCCACTGACACCACCGTGTAGCGATAGGGGTcaaagctctgcttctcctccatcagctgcaggaaTTTGGTGACCAGGTAGCTGGCCTCGTTGGTGACGTGCTCCtccaggaggcagctggaggaggCCGTGGGGCTGGCAGCGATGGAGAAGTTCTTCAGGGCATTCTGTGCCAGTTTCCTGCGGGCTTTCCACATTTCCCCCGTGTCAGTGCTGAAGGTCAGGCTCTGTCCATCCGTAACGTGTCGGAAGCTGTAGAGGTCGGGGCGTCCCATGAAGTCTTCTGCTTGCCTCACCAAGGCTTGCTTGATGGTTTCCAGCCCGCTGAGCACCACCACAGGCCGGGAGCCGATGGTCACCTCCATCACATCCCCATATTTGCGGCTCATCTCAGTGAGCACCAGGTGTGTGTCCTTCCTCAGCTCCAATGCACTGCCCAGCACTGGGAGCccatggggtcctggggggctGCGCAGCCCCTTGGGTACATTCTGCCGGCGGGTC
The window above is part of the Coturnix japonica isolate 7356 chromosome 10, Coturnix japonica 2.1, whole genome shotgun sequence genome. Proteins encoded here:
- the LOC107318670 gene encoding cytochrome P450 1A5 isoform X2 — its product is MGPEEVMVQVGSPGLISSTEVLVAAATFCLLLLLTQTRRQNVPKGLRSPPGPHGLPVLGSALELRKDTHLVLTEMSRKYGDVMEVTIGSRPVVVLSGLETIKQALVRQAEDFMGRPDLYSFRHVTDGQSLTFSTDTGEMWKARRKLAQNALKNFSIAASPTASSSCLLEEHVTNEASYLVTKFLQLMEEKQSFDPYRYTVVSVANVICAICFGKRYDHEDQELLNVVNVVDEFVNVTAVGNLADFIPLLQYLPSRNMDLFLDFNKRLMKLLQAAVDEHYKTYDKNSIRDVTDSLIEQCMEKKAEGSGALQIPNEKIINLVNDIFGAGFDTVTTALSWSLMYLVTYPHIQKKIQAELDQTIGRERRPRLSDRSMLPYTEAFILEMFRHSSFIPFTIPHSTTRDTVLNGYYIPKDRCVFINQWQVNHDEKLWKDPQTFNPERFLNAEGTELNKVDAEKVMTFGLGKRRCIGENIARWEVFLFLSTLLQQLEFSIRDGEKADMTPIYGLTMKHKRCEHFQVKKRFSTKSSN
- the LOC107318670 gene encoding cytochrome P450 1A5 isoform X1 — its product is MQSSFQVAMGPEEVMVQVGSPGLISSTEVLVAAATFCLLLLLTQTRRQNVPKGLRSPPGPHGLPVLGSALELRKDTHLVLTEMSRKYGDVMEVTIGSRPVVVLSGLETIKQALVRQAEDFMGRPDLYSFRHVTDGQSLTFSTDTGEMWKARRKLAQNALKNFSIAASPTASSSCLLEEHVTNEASYLVTKFLQLMEEKQSFDPYRYTVVSVANVICAICFGKRYDHEDQELLNVVNVVDEFVNVTAVGNLADFIPLLQYLPSRNMDLFLDFNKRLMKLLQAAVDEHYKTYDKNSIRDVTDSLIEQCMEKKAEGSGALQIPNEKIINLVNDIFGAGFDTVTTALSWSLMYLVTYPHIQKKIQAELDQTIGRERRPRLSDRSMLPYTEAFILEMFRHSSFIPFTIPHSTTRDTVLNGYYIPKDRCVFINQWQVNHDEKLWKDPQTFNPERFLNAEGTELNKVDAEKVMTFGLGKRRCIGENIARWEVFLFLSTLLQQLEFSIRDGEKADMTPIYGLTMKHKRCEHFQVKKRFSTKSSN
- the LOC107318670 gene encoding cytochrome P450 1A5 (The RefSeq protein has 1 substitution compared to this genomic sequence), whose product is MGPEEVMVQVGSPGLISSTEVLVAAATFCLLLLLTQTRRQNVPKGLRSPPGPHGLPVLGSALELRKDTHLVLTEMSRKYGDVMEVTIGSRPVVVLSGLETIKQALVRQAEDFMGRPDLYSFRHVTDGQSLTFSTDTGEMWKARRKLAQNALKNFSIAASPTASSSCLLEEHVTNEASYLVTKFLQLMEEKQSFDPYRYTVVSVANVICAICFGKRYDHEDQELLNVVNVVDEFVNVTAVGNLADFIPLLQYLPSRNMDLFLDFNKRLMKLLQAAVDEHYKTYDKNSIRDVTDSLIEQCMEKKAEGSGALQIPNEKIINLVNDIFGAGFDTVTTALSWSLMYLVTYPHIQKKIQAELDQTIGRERRPRLSDRSMLPYTEAFILEMFRHSSFIPFTIPHSTTRDTVLNGYYIPKDRCVFINQWQVNHDEKLWKDPQTFNPERFLSAEGTELNKVDAEKVMTFGLGKRRCIGENIARWEVFLFLSTLLQQLEFSIRDGEKADMTPIYGLTMKHKRCEHFQVKKRFSTKSSN